One part of the Mariniblastus fucicola genome encodes these proteins:
- a CDS encoding GNAT family N-acetyltransferase has product MNSFTLQTQRLGLRNWMESDIAPFAAMCADANVMRYFPELLSQQKAIEQIRGFQRHFAENGFTYFAVEELTSAEFLGFVGLKHQSFDSPYTPAIDIGWRLKKEAWGRGFATEAAKACLDFAFEDLQLDSVLSICPTINLASEAVMKRIGMEKAGTFQHPAIAADSPLNPCVAYLASTPRVTDGQAA; this is encoded by the coding sequence TTGAATTCCTTCACACTGCAAACGCAGCGACTTGGTCTGCGGAACTGGATGGAGAGCGACATCGCCCCCTTCGCGGCAATGTGCGCTGACGCCAACGTGATGCGTTACTTCCCGGAATTGCTTTCGCAACAGAAAGCCATCGAGCAAATTCGCGGTTTCCAGCGGCACTTCGCAGAAAACGGCTTCACTTATTTTGCCGTCGAAGAATTGACTTCCGCCGAGTTTCTGGGTTTCGTCGGGCTGAAGCATCAGAGTTTCGACAGCCCGTACACGCCCGCCATCGACATCGGCTGGCGACTGAAAAAGGAGGCTTGGGGTCGCGGTTTCGCCACCGAAGCAGCCAAAGCCTGTCTGGATTTCGCCTTCGAAGATTTACAGCTCGATTCTGTTCTTTCGATTTGCCCCACCATCAATCTCGCGTCAGAGGCCGTGATGAAAAGGATCGGTATGGAGAAAGCTGGGACGTTCCAACACCCGGCGATCGCCGCAGACTCACCGCTCAATCCGTGTGTGGCGTATCTCGCCTCCACCCCCAGAGTCACCGACGGCCAAGCCGCTTGA
- the groES gene encoding co-chaperone GroES — MAKPKIKPLDDRVVVEPMTAEETTAGGIVLPDSAQEKPQRGTIVAVGPGRLLDSGERGDLSVSVGDEIIFGKYGGNEIEVDGNEYKILRESDILAKVV; from the coding sequence ATGGCCAAGCCAAAAATCAAACCTCTGGATGATCGCGTCGTCGTTGAGCCAATGACTGCTGAAGAAACCACTGCTGGCGGAATCGTGCTCCCGGATTCGGCTCAGGAAAAGCCGCAGCGTGGAACCATCGTTGCCGTCGGTCCTGGCCGTCTGCTCGACAGCGGTGAGCGTGGCGATCTTTCGGTTTCAGTCGGCGACGAAATCATTTTCGGCAAGTACGGCGGAAACGAAATCGAAGTCGATGGCAACGAGTACAAGATTCTTCGCGAGTCCGACATTCTTGCGAAAGTTGTCTAA
- the groL gene encoding chaperonin GroEL (60 kDa chaperone family; promotes refolding of misfolded polypeptides especially under stressful conditions; forms two stacked rings of heptamers to form a barrel-shaped 14mer; ends can be capped by GroES; misfolded proteins enter the barrel where they are refolded when GroES binds), translated as MAKQMVFDDEARKPLLEGVSKLARAVRSTLGPRGRNAILDKGWGSPKITKDGVTVAEDIELDDPYENLGVQLVKEAASKTNDVAGDGTTTATVLSEAIFREGIKMIAAGFDPMALSRGIQKAAGVICEELERIAQPIDAKSKKEIKQVATIAGNNDPTIGDVLAEAFLKVGKDGVITVEEGRGNETYVDVVEGMQFDRGFLSPHFVTDQDNMVVELDNPYVLIFEEKISSNKAMIPLLEAVSKAKKPLLIIAEDVEGEALATLVVNKMRGILQVCAVKAPGYGDRRKAIMGDLGVLTGGQVIFKDLGIDLEGVQLSDLGKVKKVRITSDETVFVGGGGKKDAIAERVAQIRQEIEGTDSDYDREKLQERLAKLAGGVAQINVGAITETEMKERKDLLEDAKSATAAALAEGIVPGGGIALLRAEKALKKVGELIGDEEAGVRIIQKILEYPLRYIAENAGYDGGVVVNRVRGMKKNEGFNADKGDYCDLVAAGVIDPAKVVKTALQNAASVAALLLTTESLVTEIPAPPEEDAGDHHHDHGMGGMGGMGGGMPGMGGMGGMGGMGMPGMM; from the coding sequence GTGGCAAAACAAATGGTATTCGACGACGAAGCTCGCAAGCCGCTTTTGGAGGGTGTCTCCAAGCTGGCTCGAGCCGTTCGCAGCACACTCGGCCCACGCGGTCGCAACGCCATCCTCGACAAAGGCTGGGGCAGCCCGAAAATCACCAAGGACGGCGTGACCGTCGCTGAGGATATCGAGCTTGATGATCCCTACGAAAACCTTGGTGTTCAGCTTGTCAAGGAAGCCGCCAGCAAGACCAACGATGTCGCCGGCGACGGAACAACAACAGCGACGGTACTTTCGGAAGCCATCTTCCGCGAAGGCATCAAGATGATCGCTGCCGGTTTCGATCCAATGGCTCTGTCACGTGGCATCCAGAAAGCCGCCGGAGTCATCTGCGAAGAGCTTGAGCGAATTGCTCAGCCGATCGACGCCAAGAGCAAGAAGGAAATCAAGCAAGTCGCCACGATCGCGGGTAACAACGATCCAACCATCGGCGACGTTCTTGCAGAAGCCTTTTTGAAGGTCGGCAAAGACGGCGTGATCACGGTTGAAGAAGGCCGCGGCAACGAAACTTATGTTGATGTCGTTGAAGGCATGCAGTTCGATCGCGGTTTCCTTTCGCCACACTTCGTGACGGATCAGGACAACATGGTCGTTGAGCTGGACAATCCTTACGTTTTGATCTTCGAAGAAAAGATCAGCTCGAACAAGGCGATGATTCCGCTGCTCGAAGCCGTCAGCAAGGCCAAGAAGCCGCTGTTGATTATTGCGGAAGACGTCGAAGGCGAAGCACTTGCGACGTTGGTCGTGAACAAGATGCGAGGCATCCTGCAAGTTTGTGCTGTTAAGGCTCCAGGCTACGGCGATCGCCGTAAAGCCATCATGGGTGACCTTGGCGTTCTCACTGGCGGCCAGGTGATCTTCAAAGATCTCGGCATCGACCTTGAAGGCGTTCAGCTTTCTGACCTTGGTAAGGTCAAGAAAGTCCGCATCACCAGCGACGAAACTGTTTTCGTTGGCGGCGGCGGAAAGAAAGACGCCATCGCGGAACGCGTTGCCCAGATTCGTCAGGAAATCGAAGGCACAGACAGCGATTACGATCGCGAGAAGTTGCAGGAACGTTTGGCGAAGCTTGCCGGCGGTGTTGCTCAGATCAATGTCGGTGCGATCACCGAGACTGAGATGAAAGAGCGTAAGGATTTGCTGGAAGATGCCAAATCGGCAACGGCTGCTGCACTTGCAGAAGGTATCGTTCCTGGCGGCGGAATCGCACTCCTGCGTGCGGAGAAGGCTCTCAAGAAAGTCGGCGAACTGATCGGCGACGAAGAGGCTGGCGTTCGCATCATCCAGAAGATTCTCGAATACCCACTGCGTTACATCGCAGAAAACGCTGGTTACGACGGCGGCGTTGTCGTCAATCGCGTTCGTGGCATGAAGAAGAACGAAGGCTTCAACGCAGACAAAGGCGATTACTGCGATCTCGTTGCAGCGGGTGTTATTGACCCTGCGAAAGTCGTCAAGACGGCTCTGCAAAACGCAGCCAGCGTCGCGGCTCTGCTGCTGACGACTGAGTCTTTGGTGACTGAAATCCCTGCTCCTCCGGAAGAAGACGCTGGCGACCATCATCATGACCACGGAATGGGTGGCATGGGCGGAATGGGCGGCGGCATGCCGGGCATGGGTGGAATGGGCGGCATGGGTGGCATGGGAATGCCGGGCATGATGTAG